The sequence CATTTGTGTCAACCCTTAATAGTTTAACTGTCAAAGTAATCCTCACATACATTCAGTAAAGACGAATCTGAGAAGTGCAGTGGTCTCAAAAACCtcagtaaagttgttttaaaatgtgcaaacataTGACCCTTAAATTAAAAGTCctcttgatgttttttcttataACCAGTATTAGCAGTATTTCAGGTCTTCTCAGTTTGTggagatgaaaaaaatacagaaacataaataacgtaagattcaaataaattaccctctgtcttcaAGTCTCcgagtgaaataaaataaattatcttcGCTGTTTAAATCTAGGGAGGGCACAGCACGCAGTGGTTAGAGGTGTCGCCTCCCAGGAAGAAGGTTGCaacctgaggcctttctgggtggagcttacatgttctccctgcgctcacgtgggtttactccgggtactccgatttcctcccacagacccaaaacatgcacgttaggttaactggtaactctaaaattgtccctaggtgtgagtgagagcgtgaatggatgtttgtctctatgtgtccctgtgatggacttgcagccaatccagggtgtcccccacctttCGCACAGTGTTGGCcagagataggcaccagctccccgtgacccagaaaggagaagtgggtaaagaaaatggatggatggatgtttaaatCTACACACTCACATTGTACGTTTGGGAGCGTTTTCGACACAACCTGCGGAACCAAGCCCAGTAGAGGAACATCATCAGCAGCCAGTAGCACAAGTATGCTGCACAACCAAACACAAGAAACTGGGTCTCCAGTACTTTTTCTGGACTGAGCCAATCATTTAGACTCTCCCTGTAGATTGTGTAACCAAGACCACCTAATAAAACAGCAGCCCATACCGACAGAGGGAGGAGGGGCATGTAGTTACCGACAATCTTACGCCTGCCTGACGTCCCCCAGCTGCTCTTGTTCATCGTAAGGATGGCGAAGTACTTCGCAGGCAGCAGGCTGGTCATGTAGAGAGAAGAGTACAGCGACATGAACACCATCACCCAGTTCTGCCGCAGGAGGCAGGCGTAGGCCGCCTTCACCAGGCCGATGAGCTGAATGCAGCAGAGGATCCAGAGGATGTCCCACAGCGTGCCCGTCCAAAACAGCTGGATGATGGTGGCAGtgacaaagaaaggaaaaacaccCGAAACAATGGACTCGTAGGTCATCCAGAGGTGATGCTTGTGCCACCACATGGCATTGTAGAGCCACTCCCGGAAGTAGGACTTCGTCCAGCGAGTCTGCTGGTTTAGCCAGCGGAGGAACTGAGCAGGAGTCTCCGTGTAGCATTTTGAGCGTGCCGTGTATCTGAAAGACACAAAGAGcacagaaaatgattaaaacttcACTCTTGGAGTGTCAAAGGCTTCTTGTGTTATTCCTGTGAAAACTAATAACTAAAGAAAACCTGAAGGTAGCTAAACACTGACTAAAAGTAACCAGAAGCTAGCAAAGAggaaaaggctaactaaaagctaaaaaaaacataacactACCTAGAAGCAAAAAGTAGcgtagaagctaaaagtaatgaaaagctacctaaaatctaaaagtatcataaaacACAACTAGAGCTAGTATGCAGGatcagatttcaaagagaacaaaaaggatttgaagagatattattgtatttctgtgtggaaatatttttaaataaagctaaatgttctgaaaagtataaaagttagaaaaaacaaaacaaaagtcacaacACCTATATTCTGAATGATCTAAACGTTATACTATATCTATATCTACTATATCTAtacatgaatggctaaaatggcacaaaatatGTACAGAGTGAAATTGTCAAATAGCAcgtagaaacaaaaaaataggaaaaaaatagtgcagtggtgtccagtcctggtcctggaaagccactatcctgcatgttttagatgtttccctgctcttcagcaggtctttgagttctgcagaTCACTGGTAATCACTCAGCCattcgaatcaggtgtgtcaaatcagagaaacatctgaaacatgccggacagtggccctccaggaccaggattggacaccactgcaaTAGTGTGAATACTGACTCCGCATTCCCATAGAAATGAGCTGTTACATACTTTGTGGCATAGCCCATGCTCAGCATACGGTTGGTGAGATGTCTGTCATCCCCAAACGTGCAGTGAGTTCCCAAAAACTTCTGATTGTACCAGGACTCTAGAAACTGCTGCAGGATGTCGTTCCTGTACAGACCTATGTAACGAAAttcaagaaaatacagaaagattTAGTTACACTGAGTTTAATGAGCAGTTATGCATCATTGACCCATAACACAAAGTTTTATTCTTCTTACCCAGAGGACCGCTGATGCAGGACACACAGTTGAAAAAAGACTGGCAGGATCTTTCGATGTTGAAAGCCATCCAGTACCTGAGACTGCTCATGAAGCTGATGTAAGAGTCTTTGAGGTTGAGGATCATCACGTCTCCTCCCACAGCTCCATACCTAGGATCACTCTCCAACACCTTGCACAGCTCTATGGTGGCTAAAGAGTCCAGCTTTGTGTCCGAATCACACACCTGAAGAAACCAGAGAAATGGTTTTTGTCTGAAGATTCTTTAcgttttatttcatgtaataCAAAAGAACCAGCTTTGGGAATTTGAGCAGATACCTGTATGTAGTCCACCAACGAGCCAAGTGCTTTAAATGCTGTGTACATCACCTCCCGCTTGCCTCCCCACTTCTGCATGATGCACACACACCTTCTGGTCTGGATCAGGTGCTCCACCTCTTTTCTCTGAGGATCCTCTTCAAATATATAATCGGCTTCAGCTCCTGCTGCCTTTTCTTCGTCCTGCTCAACCTGGGTGGGATCCCACGTGTGGTAGTTGTTCCTCCACACATACAGACCAGGATCCTCGTCTGCAAACACCTCCTTAAACATGTCCATCATGTACAGGTCATCATTAGTGTTCCCGTCGATCACCATGATGATACGCAGCAGCTCCGATGGGTACTTGAGGGCCTTGATGGAGTTGAGGCACTCTTTGAGGTAGATGGGGTCCTCCTGGTAGGCAGATATAGTGAAGCCGATAGTTTTCGTGTAGCTGCATGGGTCTGTGCGGGCCTTCATTCGCCGGTGCTCGATAAAGGCAAAGAGGCTTTGGACCAGCACATGGAGTGAGAGGAGGAGTCCGTAAAAGCCAAAGGAGATGATTCCATACAGGGAGGTCACCAGCTGGAAGCCCGCAACGTAAGCCCACACCATGACCCCCAGAACCAGCAGCGCAAACAGGAAGGTGAGGAAGGCACGAGTTATCGAGCCCAGCTTCTTTAAGTAATGTTTCAACTTCATTAGTTCCCTAGACAAAAAAGAGAGCATGGGTTAGCATGGCAGGAACAACTGCTTATGCACAGGAGGAAATATGTGGCATCTATACATGAACATCTGTATATGTGCCAGTAGGTAACAAGAATCCCCTCtgataaaatttttaaaactttaagcGTGTTGTGCAGCTGGTAAATGCAGATAATATTAGAATTAGAATCagaaaaaatgatattttaacatattcaacctgttgtatttttttatatatatttataacatTCGCTTGCAttcttaaattttaaataaaagtcttgtGTGGTGTGACTCTCAGATACTCCCACACTACCTTTCAAGGTAGCAAGAGATATTTCTGCAAACGctttatttgacaaatatttgTCAGGAGAGGAGGCTATGTTCTAAATAATTAGGCAGTCCTGAGTCTTCAGTGaactaaaatgaataaaacagtacACATTAAATCATAATACCTATAATAAATACTACCTATAATAAtcattatatacatatatatatatatatatatatatatatatatatatatatatagacacatatatactgtatatacatatatgtgtatatatatgttctaacatatataaaacaaaaaattgaatAC is a genomic window of Kryptolebias marmoratus isolate JLee-2015 linkage group LG16, ASM164957v2, whole genome shotgun sequence containing:
- the has1 gene encoding hyaluronan synthase 1 → MGGGLKKQACGSISPTTLNFTPSNQPGIKAADLKPKKADIRELMKLKHYLKKLGSITRAFLTFLFALLVLGVMVWAYVAGFQLVTSLYGIISFGFYGLLLSLHVLVQSLFAFIEHRRMKARTDPCSYTKTIGFTISAYQEDPIYLKECLNSIKALKYPSELLRIIMVIDGNTNDDLYMMDMFKEVFADEDPGLYVWRNNYHTWDPTQVEQDEEKAAGAEADYIFEEDPQRKEVEHLIQTRRCVCIMQKWGGKREVMYTAFKALGSLVDYIQVCDSDTKLDSLATIELCKVLESDPRYGAVGGDVMILNLKDSYISFMSSLRYWMAFNIERSCQSFFNCVSCISGPLGLYRNDILQQFLESWYNQKFLGTHCTFGDDRHLTNRMLSMGYATKYTARSKCYTETPAQFLRWLNQQTRWTKSYFREWLYNAMWWHKHHLWMTYESIVSGVFPFFVTATIIQLFWTGTLWDILWILCCIQLIGLVKAAYACLLRQNWVMVFMSLYSSLYMTSLLPAKYFAILTMNKSSWGTSGRRKIVGNYMPLLPLSVWAAVLLGGLGYTIYRESLNDWLSPEKVLETQFLVFGCAAYLCYWLLMMFLYWAWFRRLCRKRSQTYNVSV